From a region of the Gossypium raimondii isolate GPD5lz chromosome 10, ASM2569854v1, whole genome shotgun sequence genome:
- the LOC105778203 gene encoding uncharacterized protein LOC105778203 isoform X1 produces the protein MIKSTPFLIPLSTEPSFLLSFLLYDSMAVPVMRCMSKLNIKAPPPSPIPTATGSRSAANEILTDFLEKSLQIPDLTLPECQTLRHHGLPDKVDFQSLGLREVGSVERFMRSARKYGVVAIGRHGIDAGEEVRATVKEAARVFGVLEERDTGYRRNSVGKREEIVWVDCKDERMEWARQYIGVHLYHSFSEKVEKVASKLEEVAEELGKILVENARQVGRKGFRRGESVVSIYKYNNNSNEDKLADQDPNVNEEENGHCCDYTLSLHLPTKHCQFSLKTGPRLLTFDVAPDTLILTFGHQLEEWSMGEFKCVRGRIIYRPEVGGSKCSFSMELKCSSINITHSYKKSTYKMISLADQFFVAVLIFSLYSIFMLKTSP, from the exons ATGATCAAGTCTACTCCTTTTTTAATACCCCTCTCAACCGAACCCtcctttctcctttctttcttgtTGTACGACTCCATGGCTGTACCTGTAATGCGCTGTATGAGCAAGCTTAACATCAAGGCCCCACCTCCATCACCCATCCCAACCGCCACCGGCTCACGATCCGCTGCCAACGAGATCTTAACCGACTTTCTCGAGAAGTCGTTACAGATCCCCGACCTAACGCTACCCGAGTGCCAGACACTCCGCCACCACGGCCTACCCGATAAGGTCGATTTCCAATCCCTTGGTTTAAGGGAGGTGGGGTCGGTGGAGCGGTTTATGCGATCGGCACGGAAGTATGGAGTGGTGGCGATAGGGCGGCATGGGATCGATGCGGGGGAGGAGGTGAGGGCGACGGTGAAAGAGGCGGCGAGAGTGTTCGGGGTGTTGGAAGAGAGAGATACGGGATACAGGAGGAATTCGGTGGGAAAGAGGGAGGAGATTGTGTGGGTTGATTGCAAAGACGAGAGGATGGAGTGGGCTCGCCAATATATCGGCGTTCACTTGTATCACAGCTTCAG tgaaaaagTAGAGAAAGTAGCAAGTAAACTGGAGGAAGTAGCGGAAGAATTGGGGAAGATATTGGTAGAAAATGCAAGGCAGGTTGGCAGGAAGGGATTTCGAAGAGGAGAGTCGGTTGTGAGCATATACAAgtacaataataatagtaatgagGATAAGTTGGCTGACCAAGATCCAAACGTAAACGAAGAAGAAAACGGCCATTGTTGTGATTATACATTAAGCCTCCACCTTCCAACCAAGCACTGCcaattttctctcaaaactGGGCCTCGACTTTTAACTTTTGATGTTGCTCCTGACACCCTTATTCTCACCTTTGGACATCAACTCGAG GAATGGAGCATGGGAGAATTCAAATGTGTACGGGGGCGAATTATTTATCGACCAGAAGTGGGTGGATCCAAGTGCTCTTTCTCCATGGAGCTTAAGTGTTCATCTATAAACATAACTCACTCTTACAAAAAATCAACTTACAAAATGATCTCCTTAGCTGATCAATTCTTTGTTGCAGTCcttattttttccctttattctatttttatgcTCAAAACCTCTCCATGA
- the LOC105778203 gene encoding uncharacterized protein LOC105778203 isoform X2, translating into MIKSTPFLIPLSTEPSFLLSFLLYDSMAVPVMRCMSKLNIKAPPPSPIPTATGSRSAANEILTDFLEKSLQIPDLTLPECQTLRHHGLPDKVDFQSLGLREVGSVERFMRSARKYGVVAIGRHGIDAGEEVRATVKEAARVFGVLEERDTGYRRNSVGKREEIVWVDCKDERMEWARQYIGVHLYHSFRNGAWENSNVYGGELFIDQKWVDPSALSPWSLSVHL; encoded by the exons ATGATCAAGTCTACTCCTTTTTTAATACCCCTCTCAACCGAACCCtcctttctcctttctttcttgtTGTACGACTCCATGGCTGTACCTGTAATGCGCTGTATGAGCAAGCTTAACATCAAGGCCCCACCTCCATCACCCATCCCAACCGCCACCGGCTCACGATCCGCTGCCAACGAGATCTTAACCGACTTTCTCGAGAAGTCGTTACAGATCCCCGACCTAACGCTACCCGAGTGCCAGACACTCCGCCACCACGGCCTACCCGATAAGGTCGATTTCCAATCCCTTGGTTTAAGGGAGGTGGGGTCGGTGGAGCGGTTTATGCGATCGGCACGGAAGTATGGAGTGGTGGCGATAGGGCGGCATGGGATCGATGCGGGGGAGGAGGTGAGGGCGACGGTGAAAGAGGCGGCGAGAGTGTTCGGGGTGTTGGAAGAGAGAGATACGGGATACAGGAGGAATTCGGTGGGAAAGAGGGAGGAGATTGTGTGGGTTGATTGCAAAGACGAGAGGATGGAGTGGGCTCGCCAATATATCGGCGTTCACTTGTATCACAGCTTCAG GAATGGAGCATGGGAGAATTCAAATGTGTACGGGGGCGAATTATTTATCGACCAGAAGTGGGTGGATCCAAGTGCTCTTTCTCCATGGAGCTTAAGTGTTCATCTATAA